One genomic segment of Anguilla anguilla isolate fAngAng1 chromosome 2, fAngAng1.pri, whole genome shotgun sequence includes these proteins:
- the LOC118220248 gene encoding zinc finger protein 2-like isoform X3 — MFYSACGNLQISEVICLCGEILEVVRDTVSEYQDETAQTKRENERLQWKLREVGLEPERIWHTGAQPAALPVSGGKSHLEQQLGEQEWSSSLRQDTDLTLTEKKQEITEEHRIRHREEDPVCGRMTSQSSDHSECCTLELNTQAYERTGSILTAPCVKSELGHNLVNSSPSHLFKIQINKEEVDSLPNMASSQIKAEPNGVDYRVTEKLTESFSELNSDSVNNANGSGVEGWSASQSEAQEAEETQETDDGQRSYCCPECGKSFSHAYDLKLHVQIHMEKPYCCTECGKCFNHAGHFKVHQRIHTGEKPYSCPQCGKRFKQIGHVNAHLRIHTGEKPYICNVCGKRFIGSDTLKVHCRIHTGERPYCCIPCGKAYNRRTHLNDHLRTPSHLKKVQDL, encoded by the exons ATGTTCTATAGTGCATGCGGCAACCTGCAGATATCTGAGGTGATTTGTTTGTGCGGAG AGATACTGGAGGTGGTAAGAGATACGGTGTCTGAGTACCAGGACGAAACTGCTCAAACAAAGCGAGAGAATGAACGTCTGCAGTGGAAGCTCCGTGAAGTTGGACTCGAGCCTGAAAGAATTTGGCACA CAGGTGCACAGcctgctgctcttcctgtctctggAGGAAAGTCTCACTTAGAGCAGCAACTTGGTGAACAGGAGTGGAGCTCCAGTCTAAGGCAGGACACAGATCTCACTCTGACTGAAAAGAAACAGGAGATCACAGAGGAGCACAGAATCAGACACAGAGAAGAGGACCCAGTGTGTGGTCGGATGACAAGTCAGTCAAGTGATCATTCTGAATGTTGTACACTAGAACTGAATACACAGGCATATGAAAGGACAGGATCAATATTGACAGCACCTTGTGTGAAAAGTGAGCTTGGTCATAACTTGGTGAACTCCAGTCCTTCCCATCTATTCAAGATACAAATTAACAAGGAAGAAGTGGACTCATTACCTAATATGGCATCTAGCCAGATTAAAGCAGAGCCAAATGGAGTGGATTACCGTGTGACAGAAAAGCTCACTGAGTCCTTCAGTGAATTAAATTCAGACAGTGTGAACAATGCAAATGGCAGTGGTGTAGAAGGCTGGTCTGCATCACAATCTGAAGCACAGGAGGCCGaagaaacacaggaaacagatgACGGACAGAGATCATACTGCTGTCCTGAATGTGGGAAGTCTTTCAGTCATGCCTATGACCTGAAATTGCATGTACAAATTCACATGGAAAAACCATATTGCTGCACAGAGTGTGGGAAATGCTTTAACCATGCGGGACATTTTAAAGTGCATCAGAGAattcacacaggagagaaaccgtaCAGCTGTCCTCAATGTGGGAAACGTTTTAAACAAATAGGACATGTAAATGCGCACCTTCGAATTCACACTGGAGAGAAACCTTATATTTGCAATGTTTGTGGGAAGAGGTTCATTGGATCAGACACCCTCAAGGTTCACTGTAGAATCCACACTGGAGAGAGACCGTATTGCTGTATTCCTTGTGGGAAGGCTTATAATAGAAGAACACACCTCAATGACCACCTACGTACTCCCTCACATCTCAAAAAAGTACAAGATTTGTAA
- the LOC118220248 gene encoding zinc finger protein 2-like isoform X2 produces the protein MTKLELLRAFLTERLMVAVQEILEVVRDTVSEYQDETAQTKRENERLQWKLREVGLEPERIWHSAQPAALPVSGGKSHLEQQLGEQEWSSSLRQDTDLTLTEKKQEITEEHRIRHREEDPVCGRMTSQSSDHSECCTLELNTQAYERTGSILTAPCVKSELGHNLVNSSPSHLFKIQINKEEVDSLPNMASSQIKAEPNGVDYRVTEKLTESFSELNSDSVNNANGSGVEGWSASQSEAQEAEETQETDDGQRSYCCPECGKSFSHAYDLKLHVQIHMEKPYCCTECGKCFNHAGHFKVHQRIHTGEKPYSCPQCGKRFKQIGHVNAHLRIHTGEKPYICNVCGKRFIGSDTLKVHCRIHTGERPYCCIPCGKAYNRRTHLNDHLRTPSHLKKVQDL, from the exons ATGACTAAATTAGAGCTATTACGCGCTTTTTTGACCGAACGTTTGATGGTGGCTGTCCAAGAGATACTGGAGGTGGTAAGAGATACGGTGTCTGAGTACCAGGACGAAACTGCTCAAACAAAGCGAGAGAATGAACGTCTGCAGTGGAAGCTCCGTGAAGTTGGACTCGAGCCTGAAAGAATTTGGCACA GTGCACAGcctgctgctcttcctgtctctggAGGAAAGTCTCACTTAGAGCAGCAACTTGGTGAACAGGAGTGGAGCTCCAGTCTAAGGCAGGACACAGATCTCACTCTGACTGAAAAGAAACAGGAGATCACAGAGGAGCACAGAATCAGACACAGAGAAGAGGACCCAGTGTGTGGTCGGATGACAAGTCAGTCAAGTGATCATTCTGAATGTTGTACACTAGAACTGAATACACAGGCATATGAAAGGACAGGATCAATATTGACAGCACCTTGTGTGAAAAGTGAGCTTGGTCATAACTTGGTGAACTCCAGTCCTTCCCATCTATTCAAGATACAAATTAACAAGGAAGAAGTGGACTCATTACCTAATATGGCATCTAGCCAGATTAAAGCAGAGCCAAATGGAGTGGATTACCGTGTGACAGAAAAGCTCACTGAGTCCTTCAGTGAATTAAATTCAGACAGTGTGAACAATGCAAATGGCAGTGGTGTAGAAGGCTGGTCTGCATCACAATCTGAAGCACAGGAGGCCGaagaaacacaggaaacagatgACGGACAGAGATCATACTGCTGTCCTGAATGTGGGAAGTCTTTCAGTCATGCCTATGACCTGAAATTGCATGTACAAATTCACATGGAAAAACCATATTGCTGCACAGAGTGTGGGAAATGCTTTAACCATGCGGGACATTTTAAAGTGCATCAGAGAattcacacaggagagaaaccgtaCAGCTGTCCTCAATGTGGGAAACGTTTTAAACAAATAGGACATGTAAATGCGCACCTTCGAATTCACACTGGAGAGAAACCTTATATTTGCAATGTTTGTGGGAAGAGGTTCATTGGATCAGACACCCTCAAGGTTCACTGTAGAATCCACACTGGAGAGAGACCGTATTGCTGTATTCCTTGTGGGAAGGCTTATAATAGAAGAACACACCTCAATGACCACCTACGTACTCCCTCACATCTCAAAAAAGTACAAGATTTGTAA
- the LOC118220248 gene encoding zinc finger protein 2-like isoform X1 — protein MTKLELLRAFLTERLMVAVQEILEVVRDTVSEYQDETAQTKRENERLQWKLREVGLEPERIWHTGAQPAALPVSGGKSHLEQQLGEQEWSSSLRQDTDLTLTEKKQEITEEHRIRHREEDPVCGRMTSQSSDHSECCTLELNTQAYERTGSILTAPCVKSELGHNLVNSSPSHLFKIQINKEEVDSLPNMASSQIKAEPNGVDYRVTEKLTESFSELNSDSVNNANGSGVEGWSASQSEAQEAEETQETDDGQRSYCCPECGKSFSHAYDLKLHVQIHMEKPYCCTECGKCFNHAGHFKVHQRIHTGEKPYSCPQCGKRFKQIGHVNAHLRIHTGEKPYICNVCGKRFIGSDTLKVHCRIHTGERPYCCIPCGKAYNRRTHLNDHLRTPSHLKKVQDL, from the exons ATGACTAAATTAGAGCTATTACGCGCTTTTTTGACCGAACGTTTGATGGTGGCTGTCCAAGAGATACTGGAGGTGGTAAGAGATACGGTGTCTGAGTACCAGGACGAAACTGCTCAAACAAAGCGAGAGAATGAACGTCTGCAGTGGAAGCTCCGTGAAGTTGGACTCGAGCCTGAAAGAATTTGGCACA CAGGTGCACAGcctgctgctcttcctgtctctggAGGAAAGTCTCACTTAGAGCAGCAACTTGGTGAACAGGAGTGGAGCTCCAGTCTAAGGCAGGACACAGATCTCACTCTGACTGAAAAGAAACAGGAGATCACAGAGGAGCACAGAATCAGACACAGAGAAGAGGACCCAGTGTGTGGTCGGATGACAAGTCAGTCAAGTGATCATTCTGAATGTTGTACACTAGAACTGAATACACAGGCATATGAAAGGACAGGATCAATATTGACAGCACCTTGTGTGAAAAGTGAGCTTGGTCATAACTTGGTGAACTCCAGTCCTTCCCATCTATTCAAGATACAAATTAACAAGGAAGAAGTGGACTCATTACCTAATATGGCATCTAGCCAGATTAAAGCAGAGCCAAATGGAGTGGATTACCGTGTGACAGAAAAGCTCACTGAGTCCTTCAGTGAATTAAATTCAGACAGTGTGAACAATGCAAATGGCAGTGGTGTAGAAGGCTGGTCTGCATCACAATCTGAAGCACAGGAGGCCGaagaaacacaggaaacagatgACGGACAGAGATCATACTGCTGTCCTGAATGTGGGAAGTCTTTCAGTCATGCCTATGACCTGAAATTGCATGTACAAATTCACATGGAAAAACCATATTGCTGCACAGAGTGTGGGAAATGCTTTAACCATGCGGGACATTTTAAAGTGCATCAGAGAattcacacaggagagaaaccgtaCAGCTGTCCTCAATGTGGGAAACGTTTTAAACAAATAGGACATGTAAATGCGCACCTTCGAATTCACACTGGAGAGAAACCTTATATTTGCAATGTTTGTGGGAAGAGGTTCATTGGATCAGACACCCTCAAGGTTCACTGTAGAATCCACACTGGAGAGAGACCGTATTGCTGTATTCCTTGTGGGAAGGCTTATAATAGAAGAACACACCTCAATGACCACCTACGTACTCCCTCACATCTCAAAAAAGTACAAGATTTGTAA